CCACTTCTAAAAAACCCATGAATGCAAGATCTTTATAATGTTTTACGGGCTGAAATCCGGCAACAGCAGTCATTAAATCACCGCCCCAGAAACGAAATTCTGCGGTGGAATCTTTTTTAAGAATCGATTTCATGAGATTGGAAGCGTGTAAATCTCCCGATGCTTCTCCTGCGATGATATAATATTTCAAAATAGTTTTGGGGTTTGCCGGCAAATCAAATCATTAATTTGCCTTAAATTTGTTCAAAGATAAAAAAATGTCTGATTTAGAAATAAAAAATAAAGTAGCGGGAAGCGGATTGATCAATTTTGATCTCTCACAACTGATCCCAAAAGGAAAACGAATTGGAATTGATTTAAAGGACTTCCTTTTTGAAGGATTAATTCTTAAAGAAAAAGATTTTCGGGAAAAAGTAAATGCAATGAATGCTGATGAATATGAAGGTGCATATGTTTACATCTATAATTCTGCAGATGCTATTGTTCCATTATGGGCTTATTTTCTTATCACCGCAAAATTAA
This DNA window, taken from Kaistella carnis, encodes the following:
- a CDS encoding DUF2480 family protein, which codes for MSDLEIKNKVAGSGLINFDLSQLIPKGKRIGIDLKDFLFEGLILKEKDFREKVNAMNADEYEGAYVYIYNSADAIVPLWAYFLITAKLTEYTKKIVFGNREDLEVLLMHNAIETYDFSELINQRVLVKGCSDESIPENAYIELVEQLKPLVKSLMFGEACSNVPIFKN